A genomic region of Paramormyrops kingsleyae isolate MSU_618 chromosome 19, PKINGS_0.4, whole genome shotgun sequence contains the following coding sequences:
- the akap12b gene encoding A-kinase anchor protein 12b isoform X2: protein MLGTITLTVGQADAETEKEDAPENMEELKGEADPQVEVKKQEEESAGTDELTSVAKVGEEEKSSETNEVGFKKIFRFVGFKVTLKKDKNEKNDPVQLLTVKKEEGEASASDVAEEAATEEPKEKGLIEASKENGVVEEDKKEGAEEESTEKGATEEIEPEEKKETPEEPQAEEAGAESPAAEEKAEKLTTDTEEQAVETEGPTEEVTSEKESEAPAESQTSPTVQETQSPLKRFFTQGIFSNLRKKTSFKKTKEEELQKEVAIKEEIKETDEETTESPKEGEETIEETMAEAQQKESTSTEESKAELLPEVPDAVVEQKEDEIKAEINVEAESPQTTPEEVAESLPAEGATDVTSTEAKAESPVEGQANQEEVLSAEVPAAITTEAELLSSQEKNKAQGSPLKKLLTGSGLKKLSSKKQKVKKEAEAKLTESGEHVSEQLQSSCESAEGQKGESSPSSPEESVEHVIGEPGQTEMAPENEGEGDKKKDGILPWASFKKLVTPKKRVKKSSDSEDDAPEKPKSATLSSTDSAVFVEKQEEPKPAEEEQKTEPCTEEPKKKMDTSVSWEALICVGSSKKRARKTSDSDDETPRIEEEQPKTAEALLGSSQEADHENLTSSPEQAGSPSEGDGVSTWESLKRFVTPRRKVKAEDKAEEATAGTTSEQMSDSEIPKEESSFSLKKLIPGRRKKKSDGKQEQVSSDEAGKSLGSAEEDSDTPAVVPLSEYDSEQVEQDNIASKDNVAATEMPASTTEAEESKQEPTVPESEGEKPIDAVPITGPQVKAVADAEERLPSWISPTAVADIQETTECIIKQPLSDIPEEGDTIATPKSTAEEASHDDTIAEDIVELTSEVTTAVEQVPEVSFTEETTEMVSAVSRLTESPGTSGDTTPVQAEYDMDKTEAILLEAVQTITHTENAQSLTMTDLQQESVAVSVTAQVLESATNEEAVILELHAKSEATALCTGLNSQEIASAEEKTMQASVESITEVGEAISTEVVVEEKAEKSEVMTVREDCVFVAEVQELKTEAREPKPLSDVEETAQWVEVQVETVKGIQDTEVILMGEVKHMPDHEHADMLQEPKPVKVALVNLVQGASEVLEETVVAENTPKTETEGPLDTTIEESLSAHIAHITEVSLVKADAVQEIEAIKEDVAEAEVTPVEVVNQCVIQEVTVSMPEPPTAEISDIKEAPIAVVAPTAELLASNETTCVIKPPSESVPSQMAEVKDEVVLESDREVHVSVTSTEIPIVEAALGVATDVAPISISTTAEDVSAKEEELKEMPAEQIQEAETVKEDSTAVAEAVIQNVDLKMEQVKDAGITAEDSDAVTQVVTQKVDLEVMQTEQKKEVEHVEVDGTSDAEVASKNALDDLSKQESESGLAEQEEGKEMVPGSSKAEEEASGEKGVKQETEEPKEPILPETVQEAVQVETTKVSQSEATESSAVPAEIHQEDISVKPPEEIKQEIDVTAQEKETQTHEEHAEDKHESLATQEVVKGKEESQEGAAAVIEEKKSKDEVHEAEAESQEQSRVAEMTCQDDKASETVLQEEVQHEDVQVPGTVKAETTEQTVVEPINKEEEKQAEEDLIQGATELSTKDDAVPVLSQDAETAVPKMCVEDHGDGTVSGELESQEAPAEDGIATETGDPKASDTKAQDASTGCPLATDADSVEAKKTMGQTAISGASEVAGVVILEKASELQPVSSEQTAAS from the exons ATGTTGGGGACAATAACTCTCACAG TTGGTCAGGCAGACGCCGAGACTGAGAAGGAGGATGCGCCGGAAAATATGGAGGAGCTCAAAGGGGAGGCAGATCCACAGGTAGAGGTAaagaagcaggaggaggaaTCAGCTGGAACAGACGAGCTAACCTCAGTGGCCAAGGTAGGAGAAGAGGAGAAGTCAAGTGAAACGAATGAGGTGGGATTCAAGAAGATCTTCCGATTTGTTGGGTTCAAGGTCACACTGAAAAAAGACAAGAATGAGAAGAATGACCCCGTGCAGCTGCTGACGGTGAAGAAGGAGGAAGGCGAGGCCAGTGCTTCTGATGTTGCCGAGGAGGCTGCCACCGAGGAGCCCAAAGAGAAGGGTCTCATTGAAGCTTCCAAGGAGAACGGTGTTGTTGAGGAAGATAAGAAGGAAGGTGCTGAGGAAGAATCCACTGAGAAAGGCGCTACTGAAGAAATCGAGCCAGAGGAGAAGAAGGAGACACCTGAGGAGCCTCAAGCTGAGGAAGCGGGAGCTGAATCTCCCGCAGCTGAGGAGAAGGCAGAGAAATTAACCACAGATACTGAGGAGCAGGCCGTTGAAACAGAGGGACCCACCGAGGAAGTCACTTCTGAGAAAGAGAGCGAAGCACCAGCTGAGTCCCAGACCAGTCCTACAGTCCAGGAAACACAGTCCCCACTGAAGAGGTTCTTTACACAGGGCATCTTCTCCAATTTGCGGAAGAAGACGAGTTTCAAAAAGACCAAAGAAGAGGAGCTCCAGAAGGAAGTGGCCATCAAAGAGGAAATCAAGGAGACGGACGAGGAAACAACCGAATCCCCCAAAGAAGGAGAGGAAACCATCGAGGAGACAATGGCTGAAGCTCAGCAGAAAGAGTCGACCAGCACAGAGGAAAGCAAGGCTGAACTCCTCCCAGAAGTCCCAGATGCTGTGGTGGAACAAAAGGAGGATGAGATCAAAGCTGAGATTAATGTGGAAGCTGAATCTCCTCAGACCACCCCGGAAGAGGTTGCAGAATCATTGCCAGCTGAAGGTGCTACCGATGTCACATCTACAGAGGCAAAGGCTGAAAGTCCTGTTGAAGGTCAGGCAAATCAGGAGGAGGTCCTTTCTGCAGAagtccccgctgcaatcacaaCGGAAGCAGAACTCCTATCCtcccaagaaaaaaacaaggcCCAGGGAAGCCCATTGAAAAAACTCCTCACGGGGTCCGGATTAAAGAAACTTTCCTCCAAAAAACAGAAAGTAAAGAAAGAAGCTGAGGCCAAGCTGACAGAATCTGGGGAGCATGTTTCTGAACAGCTTCAGTCATCCTGTGAATCTGCCGAAGGACAGAAGGGAGAAAGCTCTCCTTCCTCCCCAGAGGAGTCAGTAGAGCACGTCATTGGGGAGCCCGGACAAACAGAAATGGCTCCTGAGAACGAAGGTGAAGGAGATAAGAAAAAAGACGGCATTCTTCCATGGGCCTCGTTCAAGAAGTTGGTGACACCAAAAAAACGTGTCAAAAAGTCATCGGACAGCGAAGATGATGCTCCTGAGAAACCCAAGTCTGCAACGTTGTCCTCCACAGACAGTGCTGTCTTTGTTGAAAAGCAAGAAGAGCCAAAACCTGCTGAGGAGGAGCAGAAGACCGAACCCTGCACAGAAGAACCAAAAAAGAAGATGGATACATCTGTGTCTTGGGAAGCCTTGATTTGTGTTGGATCTTCCAAAAAGAGGGCCAGAAAGACCTCTGATTCAGATGACGAGACTCCAAGAATAGAGGAAGAACAGCCAAAAACTGCAGAAGCACTGCTTGGAAGTTCTCAAGAGGCAGATCATGAAAATTTGACATCATCCCCTGAACAGGCTGGGAGTCCATCAGAAGGAGATGGAGTCTCAACGTGGGAGTCACTGAAAAGGTTTGTTACCCCACGTCGCAAAGTGAAGGCAGAGGACAAGGCTGAGGAGGCCACTGCTGGTACCACCTCTGAGCAAATGTCAGACAGTGAAATTCCCAAGGAGGAATCCTCCTTCTCACTTAAAAAGCTGATCCCTGGGCGAAGGAAAAAGAAATCGGATGGAAAGCAAGAGCAGGTCTCGTCCGACGAGGCGGGGAAATCTTTGGGTTCAGCCGAGGAGGACTCTGACACACCTGCTGTGGTTCCGTTATCAGAATATGACTCTGAACAAGTTGAGCAAGATAATATTGCTTCAAAGGACAATGTAGCAGCTACAGAAATGCCAGCCAGCACTACTGAGGCTGAAGAATCAAAACAAGAGCCCACAGTTCCAGAATCTGAGGGAGAGAAACCCATCGATGCCGTGCCAATCACTGGACCTCAGGTCAAAGCTGTGGCTGATGCTGAGGAACGACTACCATCCTGGATATCGCCAACAGCTGTGGCGGACATTCAAGAAACAACAGAATGCATAATTAAACAGCCACTAAGTGATATACCAGAAGAAGGGGACACCATAGCCACACCCAAGTCCACTGCCGAGGAAGCTTCCCATGATGACACCATAGCTGAGGACATTGTGGAATTAACTTCCGAGGTCACGACAGCTGTAGAACAGGTGCCTGAAGTGTCCTTCACAGAAGAAACAACAGAAATGGTTTCAGCAGTGTCCAGACTCACAGAATCCCCTGGTACATCTGGCGACACAACTCCAGTGCAGGCAGAATATGATATGGATAAGACAGAAGCCATACTGCTAGAAGCAGTACAGACTATAACCCACACAGAAAATGCCCAGTCCTTGACAATGACAGACTTACAACAGGAGTCTGTTGCTGTTTCAGTTACCGCACAAGTTTTGGAGTCTGCTACGAATGAGGAGGCTGTTATTCTAGAGTTGCATGCAAAATCTGAAGCTACCGCTCTCTGCACTGGCCTTAACTCTCAAGAAATTGCGTCTGCCGAGGAGAAGACAATGCAGGCATCTGTGGAGAGCATCACTGAAGTCGGCGAGGCTATATCCACAGAAGTGGTTGTTGAGGAGAAAGCGGAGAAATCTGAAGTAATGACGGTTAGAGAAGATTGCGTGTTTGTGGCTGAAGTCCAGGAGCTCAAAACAGAAGCAAGAGAACCAAAGCCATTGTCTGATGTAGAGGAGACTGCACAATGGGTGGAAGTACAGGTAGAAACTGTCAAGGGGATTCAAGACACTGAAGTTATATTAATGGGGGAGGTTAAACATATGCCAGATCATGAACATGCAGATATGCTGCAAGAACCGAAACCCGTTAAGGTAGCTTTGGTCAATTTAGTACAGGGCGCGTCTGAAGTTCTTGAGGAAACAGTAGTAGCAGAAAACACACCCAAAACTGAGACAGAAGGCCCACTAGATACAACAATAGAAGAATCTCTCAGTGCCCATATCGCCCACATTACTGAAGTCTCTCTTGTGAAGGCTGATGCAGTGCAGGAAATTGAAGCCATTAAGGAGGATGTTGCTGAGGCAGAGGTTACTCCAGTAGAAGTAGTGAACCAGTGTGTGATACAGGAAGTGACTGTTTCAATGCCGGAGCCCCCTACTGCTGAAATCTCAGATATCAAGGAGGCTCCCATTGCTGTGGTAGCACCAACAGCTGAACTGTTAGCCTCTAACGAGACAACCTGTGTCATTAAACCACCGTCTGAGTCCGTTCCTTCACAGATGGCAGAGGTCAAGGATGAGGTGGTGCTGGAGAGCGATCGTGAGGTCCATGTTAGTGTGACGAGCACAGAAATCCCAATTGTGGAAGCAGCTCTTGGAGTAGCGACAGACGTAGCTCCAATCAGCATCAGTACCACAGCTGAAGATGTGAGTGCGAAAGAAGAGGAACTAAAAGAAATGCCGGCGGAGCAGATTCAGGAAGCAGAAACTGTAAAAGAGGACAGCACAGCTGTTGCTGAGGCGGTCATCCAGAATGTCGACTTGAAAATGGAGCAGGTAAAGGATGCAGGAATTACTGCTGAGGACAGTGATGCTGTAACTCAGGTGGTGACCCAGAAGGTGGACCTGGAAGTGATGCAAACAGAGCAGAAAAAAGAAGTGGAACATGTTGAAGTGGATGGCACATCTGATGCTGAGGTGGCCAGCAAGAATGCATTGGATGACCTGTCAAAGCAAGAAAGTGAATCAGGGCTCGCTGAACAAGAGGAGGGAAAGGAAATGGTGCCAGGGAGTTCAAAAGCAGAGGAGGAGGCATCAGGTGAGAAAGGGGTCAAACAAGAAACAGAGGAACCCAAAGAGCCGATTCTCCCTGAGACGGTCCAAGAAGCCGTTCAAGTGGAAACAACCAAAGTTAGTCAATCTGAAGCCACGGAAAGCTCTGCGGTCCCAGCGGAGATTCATCAGGAAGATATTTCTGTCAAGCCTCCAGAGGAAATCAAACAGGAAATAGATGTGACAGCTCAAGAAAAAGAGACACAAACTcatgaggaacatgcagaggaCAAACATGAAAGTCTGGCAACCCAAGAAGTTGTAAAAGGAAAAGAAGAGAGTCAAGAGGGGGCCGCTGCTGTCAtagaggagaaaaaaagcaaagatgaAGTTCATGAAGCAGAAGCAGAATCACAGGAACAAAGCAGGGTAGCAGAAATGACATGTCAAGATGACAAAGCATCAGAGACTGTCCTACAGGAGGAGGTACAGCATGAAGACGTGCAAGTCCCCGGCACAGTCAAAGCAGAAACAACCGAGCAGACAGTGGTGGAGCCCATCAATAAAGAAGAGGAGAAACAAGCAGAAGAGGATCTGATTCAGGGTGCCACTGAGTTGAGTACAAAGGACGATGCAGTTCCTGTTCTCAGTCAGGATGCAGAGACCGCAGTTCCCAAGATGTGTGTGGAAGATCATGGCGATGGGACGGTGAGTGGAGAGCTAGAATCACAAGAAGCCCCTGCTGAGGATGGCATAGCCACAGAGACAGGAGATCCCAAGGCAAGTGATACAAAGGCCCAGGATGCATCCACGGGATGTCCGTTGGCCACAGATGCCGACTCCGTGGAGGCAAAGAAGACCATGGGACAGACGGCCATCAGCGGTGCCTCGGAGGTCGCCGGAGTAGTGATCCTGGAGAAGGCCAGCGAGCTGCAGCCTGTGTCGTCGGAGCAGACCGCCGCGTCATGA
- the akap12b gene encoding A-kinase anchor protein 12b isoform X1, producing MGASASARRNGEGPDDATAGDQNVEAVEVQEGEDADAKLVQKNGQISSLSGKTEDGTGDFNGQAGEKGPEEVGQADAETEKEDAPENMEELKGEADPQVEVKKQEEESAGTDELTSVAKVGEEEKSSETNEVGFKKIFRFVGFKVTLKKDKNEKNDPVQLLTVKKEEGEASASDVAEEAATEEPKEKGLIEASKENGVVEEDKKEGAEEESTEKGATEEIEPEEKKETPEEPQAEEAGAESPAAEEKAEKLTTDTEEQAVETEGPTEEVTSEKESEAPAESQTSPTVQETQSPLKRFFTQGIFSNLRKKTSFKKTKEEELQKEVAIKEEIKETDEETTESPKEGEETIEETMAEAQQKESTSTEESKAELLPEVPDAVVEQKEDEIKAEINVEAESPQTTPEEVAESLPAEGATDVTSTEAKAESPVEGQANQEEVLSAEVPAAITTEAELLSSQEKNKAQGSPLKKLLTGSGLKKLSSKKQKVKKEAEAKLTESGEHVSEQLQSSCESAEGQKGESSPSSPEESVEHVIGEPGQTEMAPENEGEGDKKKDGILPWASFKKLVTPKKRVKKSSDSEDDAPEKPKSATLSSTDSAVFVEKQEEPKPAEEEQKTEPCTEEPKKKMDTSVSWEALICVGSSKKRARKTSDSDDETPRIEEEQPKTAEALLGSSQEADHENLTSSPEQAGSPSEGDGVSTWESLKRFVTPRRKVKAEDKAEEATAGTTSEQMSDSEIPKEESSFSLKKLIPGRRKKKSDGKQEQVSSDEAGKSLGSAEEDSDTPAVVPLSEYDSEQVEQDNIASKDNVAATEMPASTTEAEESKQEPTVPESEGEKPIDAVPITGPQVKAVADAEERLPSWISPTAVADIQETTECIIKQPLSDIPEEGDTIATPKSTAEEASHDDTIAEDIVELTSEVTTAVEQVPEVSFTEETTEMVSAVSRLTESPGTSGDTTPVQAEYDMDKTEAILLEAVQTITHTENAQSLTMTDLQQESVAVSVTAQVLESATNEEAVILELHAKSEATALCTGLNSQEIASAEEKTMQASVESITEVGEAISTEVVVEEKAEKSEVMTVREDCVFVAEVQELKTEAREPKPLSDVEETAQWVEVQVETVKGIQDTEVILMGEVKHMPDHEHADMLQEPKPVKVALVNLVQGASEVLEETVVAENTPKTETEGPLDTTIEESLSAHIAHITEVSLVKADAVQEIEAIKEDVAEAEVTPVEVVNQCVIQEVTVSMPEPPTAEISDIKEAPIAVVAPTAELLASNETTCVIKPPSESVPSQMAEVKDEVVLESDREVHVSVTSTEIPIVEAALGVATDVAPISISTTAEDVSAKEEELKEMPAEQIQEAETVKEDSTAVAEAVIQNVDLKMEQVKDAGITAEDSDAVTQVVTQKVDLEVMQTEQKKEVEHVEVDGTSDAEVASKNALDDLSKQESESGLAEQEEGKEMVPGSSKAEEEASGEKGVKQETEEPKEPILPETVQEAVQVETTKVSQSEATESSAVPAEIHQEDISVKPPEEIKQEIDVTAQEKETQTHEEHAEDKHESLATQEVVKGKEESQEGAAAVIEEKKSKDEVHEAEAESQEQSRVAEMTCQDDKASETVLQEEVQHEDVQVPGTVKAETTEQTVVEPINKEEEKQAEEDLIQGATELSTKDDAVPVLSQDAETAVPKMCVEDHGDGTVSGELESQEAPAEDGIATETGDPKASDTKAQDASTGCPLATDADSVEAKKTMGQTAISGASEVAGVVILEKASELQPVSSEQTAAS from the coding sequence TTGGTCAGGCAGACGCCGAGACTGAGAAGGAGGATGCGCCGGAAAATATGGAGGAGCTCAAAGGGGAGGCAGATCCACAGGTAGAGGTAaagaagcaggaggaggaaTCAGCTGGAACAGACGAGCTAACCTCAGTGGCCAAGGTAGGAGAAGAGGAGAAGTCAAGTGAAACGAATGAGGTGGGATTCAAGAAGATCTTCCGATTTGTTGGGTTCAAGGTCACACTGAAAAAAGACAAGAATGAGAAGAATGACCCCGTGCAGCTGCTGACGGTGAAGAAGGAGGAAGGCGAGGCCAGTGCTTCTGATGTTGCCGAGGAGGCTGCCACCGAGGAGCCCAAAGAGAAGGGTCTCATTGAAGCTTCCAAGGAGAACGGTGTTGTTGAGGAAGATAAGAAGGAAGGTGCTGAGGAAGAATCCACTGAGAAAGGCGCTACTGAAGAAATCGAGCCAGAGGAGAAGAAGGAGACACCTGAGGAGCCTCAAGCTGAGGAAGCGGGAGCTGAATCTCCCGCAGCTGAGGAGAAGGCAGAGAAATTAACCACAGATACTGAGGAGCAGGCCGTTGAAACAGAGGGACCCACCGAGGAAGTCACTTCTGAGAAAGAGAGCGAAGCACCAGCTGAGTCCCAGACCAGTCCTACAGTCCAGGAAACACAGTCCCCACTGAAGAGGTTCTTTACACAGGGCATCTTCTCCAATTTGCGGAAGAAGACGAGTTTCAAAAAGACCAAAGAAGAGGAGCTCCAGAAGGAAGTGGCCATCAAAGAGGAAATCAAGGAGACGGACGAGGAAACAACCGAATCCCCCAAAGAAGGAGAGGAAACCATCGAGGAGACAATGGCTGAAGCTCAGCAGAAAGAGTCGACCAGCACAGAGGAAAGCAAGGCTGAACTCCTCCCAGAAGTCCCAGATGCTGTGGTGGAACAAAAGGAGGATGAGATCAAAGCTGAGATTAATGTGGAAGCTGAATCTCCTCAGACCACCCCGGAAGAGGTTGCAGAATCATTGCCAGCTGAAGGTGCTACCGATGTCACATCTACAGAGGCAAAGGCTGAAAGTCCTGTTGAAGGTCAGGCAAATCAGGAGGAGGTCCTTTCTGCAGAagtccccgctgcaatcacaaCGGAAGCAGAACTCCTATCCtcccaagaaaaaaacaaggcCCAGGGAAGCCCATTGAAAAAACTCCTCACGGGGTCCGGATTAAAGAAACTTTCCTCCAAAAAACAGAAAGTAAAGAAAGAAGCTGAGGCCAAGCTGACAGAATCTGGGGAGCATGTTTCTGAACAGCTTCAGTCATCCTGTGAATCTGCCGAAGGACAGAAGGGAGAAAGCTCTCCTTCCTCCCCAGAGGAGTCAGTAGAGCACGTCATTGGGGAGCCCGGACAAACAGAAATGGCTCCTGAGAACGAAGGTGAAGGAGATAAGAAAAAAGACGGCATTCTTCCATGGGCCTCGTTCAAGAAGTTGGTGACACCAAAAAAACGTGTCAAAAAGTCATCGGACAGCGAAGATGATGCTCCTGAGAAACCCAAGTCTGCAACGTTGTCCTCCACAGACAGTGCTGTCTTTGTTGAAAAGCAAGAAGAGCCAAAACCTGCTGAGGAGGAGCAGAAGACCGAACCCTGCACAGAAGAACCAAAAAAGAAGATGGATACATCTGTGTCTTGGGAAGCCTTGATTTGTGTTGGATCTTCCAAAAAGAGGGCCAGAAAGACCTCTGATTCAGATGACGAGACTCCAAGAATAGAGGAAGAACAGCCAAAAACTGCAGAAGCACTGCTTGGAAGTTCTCAAGAGGCAGATCATGAAAATTTGACATCATCCCCTGAACAGGCTGGGAGTCCATCAGAAGGAGATGGAGTCTCAACGTGGGAGTCACTGAAAAGGTTTGTTACCCCACGTCGCAAAGTGAAGGCAGAGGACAAGGCTGAGGAGGCCACTGCTGGTACCACCTCTGAGCAAATGTCAGACAGTGAAATTCCCAAGGAGGAATCCTCCTTCTCACTTAAAAAGCTGATCCCTGGGCGAAGGAAAAAGAAATCGGATGGAAAGCAAGAGCAGGTCTCGTCCGACGAGGCGGGGAAATCTTTGGGTTCAGCCGAGGAGGACTCTGACACACCTGCTGTGGTTCCGTTATCAGAATATGACTCTGAACAAGTTGAGCAAGATAATATTGCTTCAAAGGACAATGTAGCAGCTACAGAAATGCCAGCCAGCACTACTGAGGCTGAAGAATCAAAACAAGAGCCCACAGTTCCAGAATCTGAGGGAGAGAAACCCATCGATGCCGTGCCAATCACTGGACCTCAGGTCAAAGCTGTGGCTGATGCTGAGGAACGACTACCATCCTGGATATCGCCAACAGCTGTGGCGGACATTCAAGAAACAACAGAATGCATAATTAAACAGCCACTAAGTGATATACCAGAAGAAGGGGACACCATAGCCACACCCAAGTCCACTGCCGAGGAAGCTTCCCATGATGACACCATAGCTGAGGACATTGTGGAATTAACTTCCGAGGTCACGACAGCTGTAGAACAGGTGCCTGAAGTGTCCTTCACAGAAGAAACAACAGAAATGGTTTCAGCAGTGTCCAGACTCACAGAATCCCCTGGTACATCTGGCGACACAACTCCAGTGCAGGCAGAATATGATATGGATAAGACAGAAGCCATACTGCTAGAAGCAGTACAGACTATAACCCACACAGAAAATGCCCAGTCCTTGACAATGACAGACTTACAACAGGAGTCTGTTGCTGTTTCAGTTACCGCACAAGTTTTGGAGTCTGCTACGAATGAGGAGGCTGTTATTCTAGAGTTGCATGCAAAATCTGAAGCTACCGCTCTCTGCACTGGCCTTAACTCTCAAGAAATTGCGTCTGCCGAGGAGAAGACAATGCAGGCATCTGTGGAGAGCATCACTGAAGTCGGCGAGGCTATATCCACAGAAGTGGTTGTTGAGGAGAAAGCGGAGAAATCTGAAGTAATGACGGTTAGAGAAGATTGCGTGTTTGTGGCTGAAGTCCAGGAGCTCAAAACAGAAGCAAGAGAACCAAAGCCATTGTCTGATGTAGAGGAGACTGCACAATGGGTGGAAGTACAGGTAGAAACTGTCAAGGGGATTCAAGACACTGAAGTTATATTAATGGGGGAGGTTAAACATATGCCAGATCATGAACATGCAGATATGCTGCAAGAACCGAAACCCGTTAAGGTAGCTTTGGTCAATTTAGTACAGGGCGCGTCTGAAGTTCTTGAGGAAACAGTAGTAGCAGAAAACACACCCAAAACTGAGACAGAAGGCCCACTAGATACAACAATAGAAGAATCTCTCAGTGCCCATATCGCCCACATTACTGAAGTCTCTCTTGTGAAGGCTGATGCAGTGCAGGAAATTGAAGCCATTAAGGAGGATGTTGCTGAGGCAGAGGTTACTCCAGTAGAAGTAGTGAACCAGTGTGTGATACAGGAAGTGACTGTTTCAATGCCGGAGCCCCCTACTGCTGAAATCTCAGATATCAAGGAGGCTCCCATTGCTGTGGTAGCACCAACAGCTGAACTGTTAGCCTCTAACGAGACAACCTGTGTCATTAAACCACCGTCTGAGTCCGTTCCTTCACAGATGGCAGAGGTCAAGGATGAGGTGGTGCTGGAGAGCGATCGTGAGGTCCATGTTAGTGTGACGAGCACAGAAATCCCAATTGTGGAAGCAGCTCTTGGAGTAGCGACAGACGTAGCTCCAATCAGCATCAGTACCACAGCTGAAGATGTGAGTGCGAAAGAAGAGGAACTAAAAGAAATGCCGGCGGAGCAGATTCAGGAAGCAGAAACTGTAAAAGAGGACAGCACAGCTGTTGCTGAGGCGGTCATCCAGAATGTCGACTTGAAAATGGAGCAGGTAAAGGATGCAGGAATTACTGCTGAGGACAGTGATGCTGTAACTCAGGTGGTGACCCAGAAGGTGGACCTGGAAGTGATGCAAACAGAGCAGAAAAAAGAAGTGGAACATGTTGAAGTGGATGGCACATCTGATGCTGAGGTGGCCAGCAAGAATGCATTGGATGACCTGTCAAAGCAAGAAAGTGAATCAGGGCTCGCTGAACAAGAGGAGGGAAAGGAAATGGTGCCAGGGAGTTCAAAAGCAGAGGAGGAGGCATCAGGTGAGAAAGGGGTCAAACAAGAAACAGAGGAACCCAAAGAGCCGATTCTCCCTGAGACGGTCCAAGAAGCCGTTCAAGTGGAAACAACCAAAGTTAGTCAATCTGAAGCCACGGAAAGCTCTGCGGTCCCAGCGGAGATTCATCAGGAAGATATTTCTGTCAAGCCTCCAGAGGAAATCAAACAGGAAATAGATGTGACAGCTCAAGAAAAAGAGACACAAACTcatgaggaacatgcagaggaCAAACATGAAAGTCTGGCAACCCAAGAAGTTGTAAAAGGAAAAGAAGAGAGTCAAGAGGGGGCCGCTGCTGTCAtagaggagaaaaaaagcaaagatgaAGTTCATGAAGCAGAAGCAGAATCACAGGAACAAAGCAGGGTAGCAGAAATGACATGTCAAGATGACAAAGCATCAGAGACTGTCCTACAGGAGGAGGTACAGCATGAAGACGTGCAAGTCCCCGGCACAGTCAAAGCAGAAACAACCGAGCAGACAGTGGTGGAGCCCATCAATAAAGAAGAGGAGAAACAAGCAGAAGAGGATCTGATTCAGGGTGCCACTGAGTTGAGTACAAAGGACGATGCAGTTCCTGTTCTCAGTCAGGATGCAGAGACCGCAGTTCCCAAGATGTGTGTGGAAGATCATGGCGATGGGACGGTGAGTGGAGAGCTAGAATCACAAGAAGCCCCTGCTGAGGATGGCATAGCCACAGAGACAGGAGATCCCAAGGCAAGTGATACAAAGGCCCAGGATGCATCCACGGGATGTCCGTTGGCCACAGATGCCGACTCCGTGGAGGCAAAGAAGACCATGGGACAGACGGCCATCAGCGGTGCCTCGGAGGTCGCCGGAGTAGTGATCCTGGAGAAGGCCAGCGAGCTGCAGCCTGTGTCGTCGGAGCAGACCGCCGCGTCATGA